The following coding sequences lie in one Peribacillus frigoritolerans genomic window:
- a CDS encoding protealysin inhibitor emfourin: MHIKFSCIGGFANLDLNFQIDTEKLPKEKNEELQNLMKTADLPNASQSKMAGAKAQGFDAFSYQLDIADEKKKQSYSFTDITAPEEVRPLLDYLRNLAIEIKMAE; the protein is encoded by the coding sequence ATGCATATCAAATTTAGCTGCATAGGGGGATTTGCCAACCTCGACTTGAATTTTCAGATAGATACAGAGAAATTGCCGAAAGAGAAAAATGAGGAATTGCAGAACTTAATGAAGACAGCTGACTTACCTAATGCTAGCCAAAGTAAAATGGCTGGAGCTAAAGCGCAAGGGTTCGACGCGTTTTCATACCAGCTGGATATAGCCGATGAAAAGAAGAAGCAGTCTTACTCATTTACTGACATAACAGCTCCAGAGGAAGTAAGACCCTTATTGGATTATTTACGGAATTTAGCAATTGAAATAAAAATGGCAGAATAA
- a CDS encoding competence protein ComK → MIRKNYLLNKETVGLLECYDSNGVEMSTVVEGESTFHVAQPRQEILNNTLNYFGLDLDGGLAAAKSVLGGKYRLPVCINAQQGMVWFSSRSFRKRRGVWFSYIHIRDLEEMNEKETLVHTSYGHCLPVSLSKNQLAFKRDQASYLHTTFHERSMGKKTFYYEPGSGITFCKEPGEIHYRVKGKE, encoded by the coding sequence ATGATACGAAAAAACTATTTATTGAATAAGGAAACGGTGGGATTGTTGGAGTGTTATGATTCCAATGGTGTGGAGATGTCCACGGTAGTGGAGGGAGAAAGCACATTCCATGTTGCCCAACCGCGCCAGGAAATCCTGAATAACACGTTAAACTACTTTGGGTTGGATCTGGATGGCGGACTTGCAGCAGCCAAATCCGTGCTTGGTGGAAAATACAGGCTGCCAGTCTGCATAAACGCCCAGCAGGGAATGGTCTGGTTCTCCTCCCGCTCATTCCGGAAAAGAAGAGGAGTCTGGTTTTCCTACATCCACATTCGTGACTTAGAGGAAATGAACGAAAAAGAAACGCTGGTCCACACAAGCTATGGACATTGCCTTCCTGTATCATTAAGCAAAAATCAGCTCGCCTTCAAAAGGGACCAAGCATCCTATCTGCATACGACCTTCCATGAACGCTCAATGGGCAAAAAGACCTTTTATTACGAACCGGGAAGCGGAATCACCTTTTGCAAAGAACCCGGGGAGATCCATTACAGGGTGAAAGGTAAGGAATAA
- a CDS encoding Nramp family divalent metal transporter, whose product MKNQSNLAESTVIAPEVVSKKTNFFTKFKTSYGPGILAVLTWLGAGDLVTSSVAGADYGYSLMWILALSLILRFLIVNVIARFQLCNTEGLTILEGYGRIHPFFGYFMFGYALIMGHLFNAYMIKGAGEVLSTLFQVNQPFLASMVVVGLVFMLIGRNIYNRIESVMKVLLALLTIAFLFLAIQATPDVGQIIKGTVGFSIPSDTGVHGALLVAISIIGAVAGSISNFVHPYFMKEKGWTKPSHLKVQRNDLLFAIGVCIVINLAIWVVGAEILKPNGIHVETIDDLAMALQMSLGQFGWYIFYLGVFGVLFASVVGKSTGFPRLIVDAFYVINKDRREKYNGKYEKDPMYKWVMIFVLVTPIIWSIPGMPGFIALTIGVNAINIIGFPIIAIGMLVLSNKKSLMGKYKNNWFENIILSLASILAVWSAIQLATTFF is encoded by the coding sequence TTGAAAAATCAATCAAATCTTGCTGAATCCACTGTGATTGCTCCGGAGGTCGTAAGTAAGAAAACAAATTTTTTCACGAAATTTAAAACATCCTATGGTCCGGGAATCCTTGCCGTGTTAACGTGGCTTGGAGCCGGTGATCTGGTGACGTCTTCTGTTGCCGGGGCGGATTATGGATATAGTTTAATGTGGATTTTAGCGCTGTCATTAATCCTTCGTTTTCTTATCGTTAATGTTATCGCCCGGTTCCAGCTTTGTAACACAGAGGGTTTAACCATACTGGAAGGCTATGGACGTATCCACCCATTTTTCGGTTACTTCATGTTTGGTTATGCATTAATCATGGGACATCTGTTTAATGCCTATATGATTAAGGGAGCGGGAGAGGTATTATCGACCCTATTCCAAGTCAATCAGCCATTCTTAGCTTCAATGGTAGTTGTAGGATTAGTTTTTATGCTTATTGGCAGGAATATTTATAATAGAATTGAAAGTGTAATGAAAGTGCTTTTGGCATTATTGACGATTGCATTCTTGTTCCTGGCCATTCAAGCTACACCGGATGTGGGGCAAATCATTAAAGGAACAGTTGGTTTTAGCATTCCAAGTGATACTGGCGTTCATGGAGCATTATTGGTGGCGATTTCAATTATCGGTGCAGTTGCAGGATCGATTTCGAACTTTGTTCATCCATATTTCATGAAGGAAAAGGGCTGGACGAAACCGAGTCATCTAAAGGTTCAAAGAAATGATTTACTGTTTGCCATCGGAGTTTGCATTGTAATCAACTTAGCCATTTGGGTGGTTGGCGCAGAAATTTTAAAACCGAATGGAATTCATGTCGAAACGATTGATGACTTGGCAATGGCATTACAAATGTCGTTAGGACAATTTGGCTGGTACATTTTCTATCTTGGTGTATTTGGCGTATTGTTTGCGAGTGTAGTAGGCAAGTCAACTGGTTTTCCTAGATTGATAGTAGATGCCTTTTACGTAATAAATAAGGATCGTCGCGAAAAGTACAATGGTAAATATGAAAAAGATCCAATGTATAAATGGGTTATGATTTTTGTATTGGTCACGCCAATCATTTGGTCCATTCCCGGCATGCCTGGTTTCATCGCATTGACAATTGGCGTAAATGCAATAAACATAATCGGTTTTCCGATTATCGCAATTGGCATGCTGGTGCTATCAAATAAAAAAAGCTTGATGGGAAAATATAAAAACAATTGGTTTGAAAATATTATTCTATCTTTAGCTTCCATTTTAGCGGTTTGGTCCGCAATTCAATTAGCTACAACCTTTTTTTAA
- a CDS encoding FixH family protein, which yields MKKTICISLIFIFSTFLSACSLEKDVTDLYKKETPLEAEIIIPASFSAKTQETIKAVLTQGGKMVENADFVHFEIWKQDGSLKYSMEQAEEEGNGTYSLSKNFDSDGLYYIKIHASNGGSIIMPQKQFIVGKLSESELKFLQKGIQKQEESHEHHH from the coding sequence GTGAAAAAAACTATATGTATTTCATTAATCTTTATTTTCAGCACATTCCTAAGTGCTTGTTCACTTGAAAAGGATGTCACTGATCTATACAAAAAAGAAACACCGCTTGAAGCTGAAATAATTATACCAGCATCCTTTTCAGCTAAAACACAGGAGACCATAAAGGCTGTTCTTACTCAAGGTGGTAAAATGGTTGAAAACGCAGATTTTGTTCATTTTGAGATATGGAAACAAGATGGCTCGCTCAAATATAGTATGGAACAGGCTGAGGAAGAGGGAAACGGTACTTATTCTCTAAGTAAAAACTTTGATAGTGATGGCCTATACTATATAAAAATACATGCTAGTAACGGTGGTTCAATCATTATGCCTCAAAAACAGTTTATCGTAGGAAAACTGTCTGAAAGTGAATTGAAGTTCTTGCAAAAAGGAATCCAAAAACAAGAAGAAAGTCATGAACATCATCATTAA
- a CDS encoding M4 family metallopeptidase has protein sequence MHKKGCSKLKCQCFIVPNYILENLAQNEVEEARISLAKSRQMRRRRILKEYDIDGVVALTDAGSGRQGESARHVYDCKGGTKLRENKARKEGDRSSADPIVNAAYDYSGVVRDYFKDVLHRNSIDNQGLDLILNVHYGNKFTNAYWDGDEMVFGDGDGVIFSNFANSLDVIGHELTHGVTQFTSGLEYEGQSGALNEHLSDVFGIAIKQFHLKQTAGDADWLIGADIMGPTLKGQALRSMKAPGTAFDNKLMGKDIQPDHMKNFYKGERDNHGVHINSGIPNKAFYLVSMEIGTDKAALIWFNAMQNLFATANFNQFVQIVIKAAQKLVDSGDVTKTAIKTIENAFKAVGLPE, from the coding sequence ATGCATAAAAAAGGTTGTTCCAAATTGAAGTGTCAGTGTTTCATCGTACCTAACTATATTCTTGAGAATTTGGCACAAAATGAAGTGGAAGAAGCACGGATCAGTTTAGCGAAAAGCCGTCAAATGCGCAGGCGCAGAATATTGAAAGAATACGATATTGACGGTGTTGTCGCACTAACGGATGCAGGATCTGGACGTCAAGGTGAGTCTGCCCGCCATGTTTACGATTGCAAGGGAGGAACGAAACTCCGGGAGAATAAGGCTAGGAAAGAAGGAGACCGATCAAGTGCAGATCCTATTGTTAATGCTGCATATGATTATAGCGGAGTTGTGCGTGATTATTTCAAGGATGTTTTGCACCGTAATTCAATTGATAACCAAGGTCTTGATCTCATTCTGAACGTTCATTATGGCAATAAATTCACGAATGCTTATTGGGACGGAGATGAAATGGTATTTGGTGACGGCGATGGGGTCATCTTTAGCAATTTTGCCAATTCACTCGATGTAATTGGACATGAATTGACACATGGGGTTACGCAGTTCACAAGTGGATTGGAGTATGAAGGTCAGTCCGGGGCATTGAACGAACATCTTTCAGATGTGTTTGGAATTGCCATAAAACAATTTCACTTAAAGCAAACAGCAGGAGATGCCGATTGGCTAATCGGTGCTGATATAATGGGACCGACACTGAAAGGGCAGGCACTCCGTTCGATGAAAGCACCAGGTACGGCATTTGACAATAAGTTAATGGGTAAAGATATTCAGCCTGATCATATGAAGAACTTCTATAAGGGAGAACGCGATAATCATGGTGTCCATATCAATAGCGGCATACCAAACAAAGCCTTTTATCTAGTATCGATGGAAATTGGAACGGACAAAGCGGCCTTGATCTGGTTCAATGCGATGCAGAATTTATTTGCGACGGCGAATTTCAATCAATTTGTGCAAATCGTCATCAAGGCAGCGCAAAAACTTGTTGATAGCGGCGATGTTACGAAAACAGCCATCAAGACAATTGAAAATGCTTTTAAAGCGGTTGGACTGCCTGAGTAG
- a CDS encoding excalibur calcium-binding domain-containing protein, whose amino-acid sequence MKRLFAILLSFGLVLGLSFGANDVAGAKTKVKTYKNCTALNKDYKGGVARTSSVKNKGGKTKYKPHVSKALYDANKKSDRDKDLIACEK is encoded by the coding sequence TTGAAAAGATTATTTGCTATTTTACTATCTTTTGGACTAGTATTGGGTCTCTCGTTTGGCGCGAATGATGTTGCCGGTGCCAAAACAAAGGTGAAGACGTATAAAAACTGTACAGCATTGAATAAAGACTACAAAGGAGGCGTAGCTCGTACATCTTCCGTTAAAAATAAAGGAGGAAAAACGAAATACAAGCCTCACGTTTCAAAGGCGCTATATGATGCCAATAAAAAAAGCGATCGTGACAAAGACTTGATCGCTTGCGAAAAATAA
- a CDS encoding PepSY-associated TM helix domain-containing protein produces the protein METKQPNTSLYRTVWRWHFYAGIIFAPLLIILAVTGSIYLFKPQIEHLLYQDYQGVTPQGDKLPASQQIESVKELYPDAVVTKYHPGESASRSSEVSITSNNESLTIFMDPYTGKSIGELNDEDRIMDKIEEIHGELMAGTLGDRIVELAACWAVVLIVSGFYLWYPKKKQSLSGVLFPRLNKGKNTFRRDLHAVPAFWITAGMLFLIMTGLPWSGFWGSNFQSLTTNSGSGYPPSIWTGNAPTSSIKTKDIADVPGAAENLDVPLSDIQGFIPLSIDDVVTIANREGMHPSYSINIPQEKDGVYTLSAFPPRAQEEATIHIDQYSGAVLADYRYDHYGLIGKIVAWGITLHKGTQFDLINQIFSLFICLGIMLVAFSGFYLWWKRKPKKGLGAPKAPPIKNMKSFLFLLIGLGILFPLVGLSLIVVWLIDWLIINRISAVKKFLNA, from the coding sequence ATGGAAACTAAACAACCAAACACCTCTCTGTATAGAACAGTATGGAGATGGCATTTTTACGCTGGAATCATTTTTGCACCCTTACTTATTATTCTGGCAGTTACTGGCTCAATCTATTTATTTAAGCCGCAGATTGAACACTTGCTTTACCAAGACTACCAAGGGGTTACACCGCAAGGAGATAAATTACCGGCATCCCAGCAGATTGAGAGTGTGAAGGAACTTTACCCTGATGCAGTGGTGACAAAGTATCATCCCGGAGAAAGTGCCTCTCGTTCGAGCGAAGTAAGCATCACTTCTAATAATGAGTCTCTTACGATTTTCATGGACCCGTATACAGGTAAATCTATTGGAGAGTTAAATGATGAAGACAGAATCATGGATAAAATAGAGGAAATTCATGGTGAACTGATGGCTGGCACCTTAGGAGATAGAATTGTAGAGTTAGCTGCGTGTTGGGCAGTTGTGTTAATTGTCTCTGGTTTTTATTTATGGTATCCAAAAAAGAAGCAAAGCCTTTCAGGTGTTCTTTTTCCAAGACTAAATAAAGGAAAGAATACTTTCAGAAGAGATTTACATGCAGTACCTGCCTTTTGGATAACTGCGGGCATGTTATTTTTAATCATGACAGGATTGCCTTGGTCAGGTTTTTGGGGAAGTAATTTTCAATCGTTAACTACCAATTCTGGATCTGGGTACCCTCCTTCCATATGGACAGGAAATGCTCCAACATCCTCAATCAAGACAAAAGACATTGCAGATGTTCCTGGGGCAGCAGAAAATTTAGATGTACCTCTCTCAGATATTCAAGGTTTTATCCCACTGTCCATAGATGATGTAGTTACGATAGCGAATCGTGAGGGGATGCACCCAAGTTATAGCATAAATATTCCACAAGAAAAAGATGGCGTATATACATTGTCAGCTTTTCCACCAAGAGCACAAGAAGAAGCGACCATTCATATTGACCAATATTCCGGTGCAGTTCTAGCTGATTATCGTTATGATCATTACGGTTTAATAGGAAAAATAGTTGCTTGGGGAATTACCTTGCATAAAGGGACTCAATTTGATTTGATTAATCAAATATTCAGCCTTTTTATTTGTTTAGGAATCATGCTCGTTGCATTTAGTGGTTTTTATTTATGGTGGAAGCGAAAGCCGAAAAAAGGATTAGGTGCACCAAAAGCTCCTCCTATAAAGAACATGAAATCCTTTCTATTTCTGTTAATAGGTCTAGGAATTTTGTTTCCTTTGGTTGGTTTGTCCCTTATTGTTGTTTGGCTAATTGACTGGTTAATCATTAACAGAATATCTGCAGTCAAAAAGTTTTTGAATGCATAA